One window of Methanogenium organophilum genomic DNA carries:
- a CDS encoding CheR family methyltransferase has protein sequence MYGTDLSCFDESILSKSLQTRRTETSSGTVDDYCEYLSEHQEEADTLSRSLQNAHSEFFRNPLTFALLESLVLPSLLMERQGAEKGGIRIWSAGCAAGEEAYSIAILLSERAMASEQPVPYQIFATDISEDELAHAKIGEYDAAKVQNVRLKHLHTYFHSHGDTYTVIPRLRDHIDFSRYDLLDEHSSSPPTSIYGNFDLIICANLLFYYRPEVRQYILNKLHRSLVPGGYLVTGEAEREMVEQANDIYPVFRPAAVYRKSSRTNIKT, from the coding sequence GTGTACGGGACAGATCTCTCGTGCTTTGACGAATCGATCCTTTCCAAATCGCTTCAAACCCGGCGTACCGAGACCTCGTCTGGAACAGTTGATGACTATTGTGAGTATTTGTCAGAACATCAGGAGGAGGCAGACACACTCTCCCGCTCCCTACAGAACGCCCACAGCGAATTCTTCAGAAACCCCCTCACCTTTGCCCTGCTAGAATCCCTTGTACTACCCTCCCTTTTGATGGAACGGCAGGGGGCAGAGAAGGGCGGCATCCGGATCTGGTCTGCCGGGTGCGCCGCCGGTGAAGAGGCGTATTCGATCGCAATCCTGCTCAGTGAACGAGCCATGGCATCAGAACAGCCCGTCCCATACCAGATATTTGCCACCGACATCTCAGAAGATGAACTCGCACATGCAAAAATCGGGGAATACGATGCGGCAAAGGTGCAGAATGTACGCCTGAAGCATCTTCACACCTACTTCCATTCACACGGGGATACCTATACGGTCATCCCGCGACTTCGGGACCATATCGATTTTTCCCGGTACGACCTGCTGGACGAGCACTCCAGCAGCCCCCCGACGAGCATCTACGGGAATTTTGATCTTATCATATGCGCCAACCTGCTCTTTTATTATCGGCCGGAAGTCCGGCAGTACATTCTGAACAAACTACACCGATCTCTGGTCCCGGGAGGGTATCTCGTAACCGGAGAAGCTGAGCGGGAGATGGTTGAGCAGGCAAACGACATCTACCCGGTCTTCCGACCGGCAGCAGTGTACC
- a CDS encoding DUF6508 domain-containing protein, which yields MTMPDFCFSDDADAFVRMAYTHGWVNTDFNGPDWVHTAEAEGLRDDPRCMACATPDQLSRLLTVVIRQERFCEGALESAFESGLLTAICHRAAQLESETGECEE from the coding sequence ATGACGATGCCAGATTTCTGTTTCTCGGATGATGCCGATGCTTTTGTCCGGATGGCCTATACCCATGGCTGGGTCAATACAGATTTCAACGGGCCCGACTGGGTACACACGGCGGAAGCGGAAGGATTGCGTGATGACCCCCGTTGCATGGCCTGTGCCACGCCGGACCAGCTCTCCCGCCTCCTGACGGTGGTCATCCGGCAGGAGCGGTTCTGTGAGGGGGCGCTTGAATCTGCATTTGAATCCGGTCTATTGACTGCCATCTGTCATCGGGCCGCCCAACTCGAATCAGAAACAGGCGAGTGCGAGGAATAA